The DNA sequence TATAGACAGAATGTTCAAAATTATCGGAATTTAATTTCCTAGTTAGTTTTGAGCAATTCTCTATAGTTTTCTTTCGTTAAGTAAATGCCCGACATACTGATAGGTCTTTCAAAAAATTTAGGTTTCGCATATCTTCTTAATTTTGAAAGAACAAGAACAAGCATCTTTTTAGAGGAGTCCCTATTTGGTTGAAGATGAATATACTCTTCCAGTTCAGTCTCATTTAGAAATACCTGTCTGCCGTATTTTTGCAATACTTCAGTTGGTGTAAGTAAACTAATCTCTTCGATCGTTCCCTCTCCAACTATTTCCTTGGATGCTTCAGAAGCGTAGAATAAGACGCGATGCTTAATTGACAATCTCAAAAGACCATTCCTGGCAACATACTTAACGAAAACATTCCTTTTTTCCACTAACAATCTGTCAACTAAATGTTTGGGCACTGGAAAGATGATGCCAGCAACTTCCCCGCTCATTAACTGATCATCCTTTCATTTTGTGGCTTAACGTCTATATTACTTTGCCCTAGATTCTAAGCGCTGATTATCTTACGATCCCAAAAGAGGTAGACTTTTTTTTGGGAAAGCATTCCTACCAGTTTTATCAGTCTGCAAAGTTCGGGTAATTCGGCTTTATGCATAGAGGCAACATAGTCGGTGACCTTTCCAAAGGGCTGATGTCGGCTACTTGCAAATTCCCTTCTAAAACGGGTATGCTTGTTTTTGATAAAAGCTTCTTTGAGTTGGTTGAGCTGCTCTGGTTGCAGGCTCTCAAGCTTCGCCAAGACGTATCGTTCGCTAGCTAGGAGTTGCGTATCAAACCCTAATTCGGATAGCGCTTTAGAAACGCTGGATATACCTTCTACCGTTTGTTGCTGGGCTATTTTTTGCATCCCCGCTTTCTCAGCGAATGGGCTATACTTTGCCATAACTGCGATCAACTCGACGTATCGGGTGCCGACCAGCGGCATTGTCTCACGGATGAGTTTGGCGCCTAAGCCTACCGTGCGGTATTTTGGGTGGATAACTACTCGATTGATTATACTTAGTTGTTTGTTCATTTCTTGAATAGTCATTCTCGGCAGTACCATTCGTCTTCCGTAGCATGCGGGTGGTGGGTAACTATAGACTATGACGCCACAGAGCTCGTCGCCTCTTACTAGGCGGAAGATTTTTCGTGGAACCGCAACCTTGTGCCCTCGGTAATGGAAGCTGCTTAGTTTTTGCCAGTCTTCTCTGGTGCCTTCTTCAATCCGCATTTCTTGGATTAGGCTGCACTCGGCGGCTGGAGTGTTTGGGGTATATTCTATTTTGATTTCTTCCCCAAACCGCTTGCGGACCAATACGCTGGGTTTGAGGTCCTCTTGGAGGTCGCTGTGGGTTGTGGCTGCTATGACTGCTTTTCCTTGTTGTCGTGCAATCTTTTGCAGGTTGTAAGCGATGATTTTTGCGGTGTCTCGGTCTAAGCATGCGGCGAATTCATCCATAAGCCACCACTGCTTGCCGCTTTCGATTAGTTTGGCGATTCTGTAACGGTACTTCTGGCCATCACTCAATTGGCTGTATGTGCGCAGGAAAAGGAAAGCATCGTTTAAACCGACTTTGCTTAGCAGCTCTAAGCCTTCTTCGACTGTGGCGCCGACGGTCTCGATCAATGGCTTCTCCGTGTCCACTGCCACTTCTGACAAGTCAATAGCTTCATCGCCCAAATCTGCCTTGATCGCTCGTAGTAAAACGCTTTTGCCGCTGCCGCTATCCCCCGTAATGTAGACGATGTCTTGAGGCCCAATCTTCAGTTCAGCATCCAAGACCTTGAACTTCTGTGCATCGTCGATGCCTAATCCGAAAGCTTCAGCTACAACAAGGCTTCTTGGAGTCGGCTTGGTGTGGGTTTCGTAGCTTATGTTGAATGTGAACTTGCCTTCCGTTCGGTCGTAGATTCGTCGGAATTGTCTTATGTGAAAGTCTCTTTGTCGTCTCATTTCTTGGTCACCTTGGAATAACTGTTAAGAATGGTTCGGGTTCCATCTGCACTGTTGCGAATACTGCTAGCGCTATACTCCAAAATACGTCGTCATGGGTGCCGTTTGGGTGCGAGTAGCCTATTGCACCATCCTTGCGTAGGTCATAGCGTTCCACGTTTAGCTCGGTGCATAGGTCTCCTCTGTATGGTCGCTCCCAGTTGAGCAGTGGATAGTAGAATTGTTTGTTCATCATGCGCTGTTTGAGTAAGCTTGCCATTTCGCTTTTTCTGGGTACGCTAAAGTTGACGCCTTCAGCGTTCTCGATGCCTGCAGTTTGCATGTCGGCTATGATGCTTGGGCCTTCCCGGGTGAAGTCTATTCTTATTTTTTGGAATCCGCCCCATCTGTCCTGCAGCGCTTTTAGATAACCGAGAACTTGAGCGTAGAGTGTGGGCTGCTGGAAAATCTTCAGGTGCCGAAGAAATAGCTTATCATTTAGGCGCTCAACTACCGAGAGCACGCAGTAATCTCTGGTTTGTGCCAAGTCGAGTCCAGCAAAGAAATCCCCTTCACATTCAACCTCAGGATTGAATTCCTGCAAGTCAAACCCACAATTCTTCACTGTACCAACGCAAGAGACGATTAGGCTTTGAGCCAGCCAAACGTCTTCATCCTCTGCCCACTCAGCTTCCATCTCTCTACGCCAACGCTGGGGATCATCCCCGAACTGACGCTTAATCTTCTCAACAATCGCAGGCTTAAGCGGACCATTAGGTTCAAGGGCATTACTCCACCGAACATGCGACCGTGCAAAATCGGAATAGTCTTTGTGGTTGCACATTTTCCAAAACAGCGAATCCGTATTCCAAGGCGTTGACGTCGCGATTAGTTTGCCGTTGGTTGTTCCAAGCGTAAACAGGATTGCATCATAGAGTTCTTCGTCGTTTGGAACGAAATTGGCTTCTTCGATCCAGATTACTTTGAAGGTTGGTCCTCTGATTGTGTCGGGGTTGTTTGGGAAGGCTTCTATCATGCTGCTATTTGGCAATGTAATCCTTGTTTTTTGGATGTGCAAGCCGGGCTGCTGCGGAAGCTTTCGACAGAAACCGCCCATGCGTCGTATGTTGAGTTTGGTTTGGCGCCAGCTTGGACCAACAATCGCTATGTAACTGTCAGGATGCTCCCATGCATACTTGAGAAGCAACGCTGAAACTGAAAAGCTCTTTCCAGTCTGGCGTGCCCAACGTACAGCGGTGAACTGGTTCTTCTCAAACATCTCCGCAAGTTCCATTTGATAACGGTAAGGCGTAAAACCGAAGACTTGTTCAAAGAAGCTCTTAACGTCGCTCCTTAGACTTTGGACTTTGCGTTCACCTAGCTCTTCGGCAGCCGCTATGTCAGAACGTAGGCCTGCCCGTTCTTCAAGGAGTCGATCTTTATGCATTGCTCTGGGACTTTTTGAGAAGTTCCGCATACTTTTTTCTAGCCTCCATTAATTCCTCTTCCATTTCCCGATAGTGAACATACTCAGCAAACCGCTCCTGGTACACCTTAACACCCGCGATTATGCCGCGTAAACGCAAAACCTCAGCCTTATCCAGCCCCGGCGTCTTTAATGCCTCCAATGCGGCTGCAAGAATCTTTAGCGTCTCCTCAATGCTGGGCAAGTCTTGGGGAAGCGCTAGTTCGGTAGAACAACAACAATTGGAATTTTTCGGCTGTTGTTGTTCTTTCAGTAAACCGAATTTTAGGAGCTTTTGCCGTATGGCTTCTTCAGTATAGCGACCATCAAAACTGAACACTAAGACTCTAAGCTCAGTAGTCCCCGACTGGTACCAATCTCGGAGTTTACTCTCATCTTCTGCAGGCCAAGGTTTACCCTTCGTCATGTTTTCTGCCCCACAAACAACCCAATCACAGTACCGCTTAGTCCGGTGATTGAAGCAAAAATCTCAGCGTTCCAGGTATGCAAGATGATTAAGTGGGCCAGCTCAAGAGTTGACATAAACGCCGTCATGCCTATGGCGAATTTGACGCCCAACACCAACTTAGCGGGCGGCTCTTCTGCGATGTAGCGCCCTCTCTCAAAGCGTCTGCGAGTTAAGGCGCGTTTAATAGGGTCTGCCATCGATACTCAACCTCCGCTGCGCAAGTGCTCTTCGGAAAGTTCTTGGGCGATTCATGGAGCGGTGCCCGCCCATCATGAAACTGTTAACAAGCCTGCTAGCCGAATCGGTCGGAATATGCTCTTTAACCAAAACTGTTACGCCAAGTGCCCAACCGATGGGTATGGCGGTGTAGTCTAAGTCGAATAGGCCATCGGCATAGCGGAAACTGTTCTGTGCAATCACGATATGCTTAATTTTGTCACCGATTAAACCGACGAATATGCCCCAACTTTTCACTGGAACGTCGATGGTCATGCCTGAGCCGCTACTTTTACCGACCGATGCATCGCACCAGTCGACGGCGATTAGATCGCCGGGTTTAATGTTTTCAAAGAGTTTCAGAATTTGCTTACTCATTTTCGAGGTCACCGTCTTGCCTTGTAGTTGCTTAGGGCGTCCGTCCTAGCTCTCAAGGCATAAATCCAGTCAGCCATCAGCTGCTTCTGATAGCCAAGATTCAAAGCAACATCCAACGTGTTGTTGTCTGCCAACAAGTGATAGTCCACGCTTTTGACAAGGAAACTAACAGAGGAGATGCTTTCGTTTGGCAGAGTTACCGAAATCATATCGCCCGGCAAAATGGGCGAGGTACCATAATCGATTAAGGTGCTTTTTATGACCAACGACGTTTTAGCCTGTTTCTTGTAAGCCAGTATTGATTTGGCTCTGAGCATGCATTCGTTGTCGCTGTAGAGGTCCTCGACGATGTCTACGTATTGTCGTTCGCCATAGCTGGCAATGCTTGCCGCATCGGT is a window from the Candidatus Bathyarchaeota archaeon genome containing:
- a CDS encoding DUF365 domain-containing protein is translated as MSGEVAGIIFPVPKHLVDRLLVEKRNVFVKYVARNGLLRLSIKHRVLFYASEASKEIVGEGTIEEISLLTPTEVLQKYGRQVFLNETELEEYIHLQPNRDSSKKMLVLVLSKLRRYAKPKFFERPISMSGIYLTKENYRELLKTN
- a CDS encoding ABC transporter ATP-binding protein; protein product: MRRQRDFHIRQFRRIYDRTEGKFTFNISYETHTKPTPRSLVVAEAFGLGIDDAQKFKVLDAELKIGPQDIVYITGDSGSGKSVLLRAIKADLGDEAIDLSEVAVDTEKPLIETVGATVEEGLELLSKVGLNDAFLFLRTYSQLSDGQKYRYRIAKLIESGKQWWLMDEFAACLDRDTAKIIAYNLQKIARQQGKAVIAATTHSDLQEDLKPSVLVRKRFGEEIKIEYTPNTPAAECSLIQEMRIEEGTREDWQKLSSFHYRGHKVAVPRKIFRLVRGDELCGVIVYSYPPPACYGRRMVLPRMTIQEMNKQLSIINRVVIHPKYRTVGLGAKLIRETMPLVGTRYVELIAVMAKYSPFAEKAGMQKIAQQQTVEGISSVSKALSELGFDTQLLASERYVLAKLESLQPEQLNQLKEAFIKNKHTRFRREFASSRHQPFGKVTDYVASMHKAELPELCRLIKLVGMLSQKKVYLFWDRKIISA
- a CDS encoding terminase family protein, with translation MHKDRLLEERAGLRSDIAAAEELGERKVQSLRSDVKSFFEQVFGFTPYRYQMELAEMFEKNQFTAVRWARQTGKSFSVSALLLKYAWEHPDSYIAIVGPSWRQTKLNIRRMGGFCRKLPQQPGLHIQKTRITLPNSSMIEAFPNNPDTIRGPTFKVIWIEEANFVPNDEELYDAILFTLGTTNGKLIATSTPWNTDSLFWKMCNHKDYSDFARSHVRWSNALEPNGPLKPAIVEKIKRQFGDDPQRWRREMEAEWAEDEDVWLAQSLIVSCVGTVKNCGFDLQEFNPEVECEGDFFAGLDLAQTRDYCVLSVVERLNDKLFLRHLKIFQQPTLYAQVLGYLKALQDRWGGFQKIRIDFTREGPSIIADMQTAGIENAEGVNFSVPRKSEMASLLKQRMMNKQFYYPLLNWERPYRGDLCTELNVERYDLRKDGAIGYSHPNGTHDDVFWSIALAVFATVQMEPEPFLTVIPR